CAATGGCTGGCCCTGGGATAACCGGGCTGACATTACCTCTCTAAGCTGCGTGCTGGCGCTGGTGGTAGATTGCACACTGCTGGCGGTGATGTGGCGTCCGATGCGTTGGTCGTATCGCCTGTTTGTGGTGGGGAGTATGCTGCTGCCGCTGTTATCGGCGACGCTGTTCGCCTACAACCGCTATAGCCTGGTGTTGTTTCCGTTTTTGCTGGTGGCGTGCCGGTGGACGGCGAAACGGCCCACGCTGCGCGAGGCGACGCTGTTGGTGATGGGCTTCTTGTCAGTGTTGGGTCTGGTGATGTTTACGGCGAGCTATTGGGTGGGCTGATCGCTCTGAAGAGGAGCGTTCGGTTCATCATAGCGGCGTGCGCCTGGAGGGGCGGGGGCGGCGTTCGTTATAGGCCAACGGTGGGCCGCCGTCTCGGCGGCGGTACGGGTGGTGTTCAGTCGGGTGTGGTGTTGTTCCAGACAAAGGTAGTGTGGTCCCAGGAGCCGGAGAATGGTTGCCCGGCGCTGCTGGCTTGCCAAATAGGCGCTAGAAGCTCTGTGACGGGCGCGAGGGCGTCTATCAGGCTGGCGGGGGCATCGTTGGCGGTTTTGGCGGCGAGGAACGCAGTCCATTGCTGTTGTTTACGGGCGTCTTCGGCAAAGGCGAGGGTCAGGATGGTAGAGAGTTCGGGGGAGAAGGCGCGGCTGCGCGCGGCGAAGGTGGCCTGGATGGCGTGCTGCAAGAGCGCGCCGTCGAAGGGGTGCTGCTGCGCGAGCATCCAGAGGTCGTAGCAATCTTTGAGGCGGCTGGTGAGCAGACCGCGCTCGGCCAGAGCATCGAGCTTTTCAGCGACGACGGATTCGACGCTGTACGCCTGAAGGGTGAAGGGCTGCTGCCCCAGCAGGGTTGGATAGGGGAACTCGCGCGGGCCAGGGACGATGGGATCGCCAGCGGCGACATCCACGATGACACGGCTGCGGGCGTGGGCCAGAAAGCCATAGAAGCGAGCGCGCACGCCAGGATACTCGTTTTCTTCGGTGATAGTTTCGGTTTCAACGCTGGCAGGGTCGAAGCGCAGGCCGTCATCCTCCGGGAGCGGCTGCGCGCAGATGTCGCGCATGAGGGCAGCGACGCTGGCGGGGTCTACGGGGGTGTCTCTGCCCAGGAGATCGAGGTCGCGGGTGGCGCGGGCAAGGTGCGCTTTCATGCCGAAGAGGAGGAGGCCGCCTTTGAGGACAAAATGGTTGTGATGCTGAGATTGCGCCAGTCGGCGCAAGATGCCTTCGAGGGTGTAGAGCAGGAGGAGTTGGGCGTAACGGTGTCCTGAGCCGCCTGAGAGGGTCTTCAAGCGCGCTTGCACTGAGGCGGCCATGTTCTTGACTTTTGTGGAACGATGGGCCATTAGAGCAATACCTCCATATAGAGCCGCAGCAAGGGTTCGACGCGGCAGATGCGGGCGTAATGAAGCAGTTGGTCAGCATACAGCTTGCGCCGTCGCACGTAGTCGCGGAGGGCTGCCTGTGGGACGCCTGGTGGCAATTTGTGCCGATATTTCAGGCAATCGGCAAGCGTTTTTTCTACACTATACACGCGCACCGGCACGCCGTCAAGTTGTACTTCTTCGATGCCAGCGGAGAAGGCTTTGCCGGAGAAGTAGTGGAACTTGACGGGAGGGCTGATGACGCGCGGCCCCCAACGCTTGCCTTCGACAGCCATGTGCAGGACTGATGGGTTCTCGTCGGTGAGGTCGTGATAGACCAGCGCGGAGGTGAGGCAGACGACGCCATGCGGGACGGCGATGGCTGCTTCGGCGAGGTCGTCTGGGGGGCAGAGTTCGACATCGGTTGAGCGGTAGAGACCCTGGCCGACGCGCTCTACCAGACCTTCTTCGGCCAGAGCATAGAGGTTTCTGCGGTCAATGCCCTGCTGGCGCAGGTCTTCGAGGCGCACGAAGCCACCATGCTCGCGCAGGAAGGCTTCGAGGCGCTCGGTGGATGAGAGTGTTTCAGGCATGGGCATCCTCCAGGGTCAGCGTGGCATACAGTA
This genomic window from Ktedonobacterales bacterium contains:
- a CDS encoding nucleotidyl transferase AbiEii/AbiGii toxin family protein, yielding MAHRSTKVKNMAASVQARLKTLSGGSGHRYAQLLLLYTLEGILRRLAQSQHHNHFVLKGGLLLFGMKAHLARATRDLDLLGRDTPVDPASVAALMRDICAQPLPEDDGLRFDPASVETETITEENEYPGVRARFYGFLAHARSRVIVDVAAGDPIVPGPREFPYPTLLGQQPFTLQAYSVESVVAEKLDALAERGLLTSRLKDCYDLWMLAQQHPFDGALLQHAIQATFAARSRAFSPELSTILTLAFAEDARKQQQWTAFLAAKTANDAPASLIDALAPVTELLAPIWQASSAGQPFSGSWDHTTFVWNNTTPD
- a CDS encoding type IV toxin-antitoxin system AbiEi family antitoxin domain-containing protein, translated to MPETLSSTERLEAFLREHGGFVRLEDLRQQGIDRRNLYALAEEGLVERVGQGLYRSTDVELCPPDDLAEAAIAVPHGVVCLTSALVYHDLTDENPSVLHMAVEGKRWGPRVISPPVKFHYFSGKAFSAGIEEVQLDGVPVRVYSVEKTLADCLKYRHKLPPGVPQAALRDYVRRRKLYADQLLHYARICRVEPLLRLYMEVLL